The following coding sequences are from one Dermacentor silvarum isolate Dsil-2018 chromosome 4, BIME_Dsil_1.4, whole genome shotgun sequence window:
- the LOC119448163 gene encoding cytosolic non-specific dipeptidase-like, producing the protein MGVSRLAVADKVELLMRRWRYPSLSIHGVEGAHWSAGDKAVIPARVVGKFSIRTVPNQKVHKVRECVEKHLQDQFTKRGSPNQVKVIMSHCAEPWFIDPSGPNFQAAEAAVKHAYGVVPDKTRGGFTVGPAKLMQDNVCRDVVVMSINPPGCGFHSQNESVGVADLVSGAKLFAAYMHELSKLK; encoded by the exons ATGGGCGTCTCCAGGCTAGCCGTTGCCGACAAGGTGGAATTACTGATGCGTCGGTGGCGCTATCCTTCGCTCTCTATCCATG GCGTCGAAGGTGCCCACTGGTCGGCCGGCGACAAGGCTGTCATACCGGCCCGGGTGGTGGGCAAGTTCTCTATACGCACGGTGCCAAACCAGAAGGTGCACAAGGTGCGCGAGTGCGTCGAGAAGCACCTGCAGGACCAGTTCACCAAGCGGGGAAGCCCCAACCAAGTCAA GGTCATCATGTCGCACTGTGCCGAACCTTGGTTCATTGATCCCAGCGGACCGAACTTTCAAGCCGCCGAGGCCGCTGTGAAACATG CGTACGGCGTGGTGCCCGATAAGACCCGTGGTGGCTTCACGGTGGGCCCGGCGAAGCTTATGCAGGACAACGTGTGTCGGGACGTGGTCGTCATGTCCATCAACCCGCCCGGCTGCGGGTTCCACTCGCAGAACGAGAGCGTCGGCGTCGCCGATCTCGTCTCCGGG GCGAAGCTGTTCGCTGCTTACATGCACGAGCTGTCCAAGCTGAAGTAA